From Brucella pseudogrignonensis, a single genomic window includes:
- the hflX gene encoding GTPase HflX has product MSKFKDVNVSPADEKKGFGLSEPEPTRAAVIVPILPERYNNSTASEEGERTQFQRSNEARLEEATGLARAINLDIAHAENVTVSQPRPATLLGTGKIESIAEILEEKSIGLVIVDHALTPVQQRNLEKELHVKVIDRTGLILEIFGERARTKEGALQVELAHLNYQKGRLVRSWTHLERQRGGGGFLGGPGETQIEADRRMLQEKILKIKRELETVVRTRTLHRQKRRKVPHPVIALVGYTNAGKSTLFNRMTGADVLAEDMLFATLDPTLRRIRLPHGETVILSDTVGFISNLPHHLVAAFRATLEEVVEADLILHVRDISDPDNAAQAEDVESILTGLDVDPHDHKRVIQIWNKVDNLDEAGREAALRLAAAGGDEGRPIPLSAWTGEGVDRLLSLIESRIAGALGSVDVVFPPSELRILDWIYQHGSEVKREDLEDGSVRVQARLTETARKMLDEKRGIKPVEQDSDWD; this is encoded by the coding sequence TTGTCGAAATTCAAAGACGTGAATGTTTCGCCTGCCGATGAAAAGAAGGGGTTTGGCCTGTCTGAGCCAGAACCCACCAGAGCAGCGGTGATCGTTCCCATTCTGCCGGAACGTTATAATAACAGTACAGCAAGTGAAGAAGGCGAACGGACGCAGTTTCAGCGTTCCAATGAAGCACGGCTGGAAGAGGCAACTGGTCTTGCCCGCGCAATCAATCTTGACATTGCCCATGCTGAAAATGTGACTGTCAGCCAACCGCGACCCGCGACACTGTTGGGTACGGGTAAGATTGAGTCAATCGCTGAAATTTTGGAAGAAAAGTCAATCGGTCTCGTGATCGTCGATCACGCCTTGACGCCGGTGCAGCAACGTAATCTCGAAAAAGAATTGCACGTTAAGGTCATCGACCGTACTGGCCTTATTCTGGAAATCTTTGGCGAGAGAGCGCGTACCAAGGAAGGTGCGCTGCAAGTCGAGCTCGCACACCTGAATTATCAGAAGGGTCGTCTTGTTCGAAGCTGGACGCACTTGGAACGTCAGCGCGGTGGCGGTGGCTTCCTTGGTGGTCCGGGTGAAACACAGATTGAAGCAGATAGACGTATGCTTCAGGAAAAAATCCTGAAGATTAAACGCGAGCTGGAAACGGTTGTCCGTACTCGCACGTTGCATCGTCAAAAGCGCCGCAAAGTTCCACATCCTGTCATCGCATTGGTTGGCTATACCAATGCGGGTAAGTCGACATTGTTTAACCGCATGACGGGCGCCGATGTGCTGGCTGAAGACATGCTGTTCGCAACGCTTGATCCGACATTGCGCCGTATTCGCCTGCCGCATGGTGAAACAGTTATTCTTTCAGACACTGTGGGCTTCATTTCGAACCTTCCGCATCATCTCGTTGCAGCATTCCGCGCGACGCTTGAAGAAGTTGTCGAAGCTGACCTGATTTTGCATGTGCGCGACATTTCAGATCCGGATAATGCGGCACAAGCTGAAGACGTCGAAAGCATTCTGACGGGTCTTGATGTCGATCCCCATGATCATAAGCGCGTGATCCAGATTTGGAACAAGGTCGATAATTTGGACGAAGCTGGCCGTGAGGCCGCCCTGCGTCTCGCTGCGGCTGGCGGTGATGAAGGTCGGCCGATCCCGCTTTCTGCATGGACTGGTGAAGGCGTTGACAGGTTGCTGTCGCTGATTGAAAGCCGCATCGCTGGTGCGCTTGGCTCGGTGGATGTGGTGTTTCCTCCGTCAGAGCTTCGTATCCTTGATTGGATTTATCAACACGGCAGCGAAGTGAAGCGCGAAGACCTTGAGGACGGATCGGTTCGCGTTCAGGCTCGACTGACAGAAACAGCACGCAAAATGCTCGATGAGAAACGCGGCATTAAGCCTGTCGAGCAGGATTCCGATTGGGATTGA
- the hfq gene encoding RNA chaperone Hfq codes for MAERSQNLQDLFLNSVRKQKISLTIFLINGVKLTGIVTSFDNFCVLLRRDGHSQLVYKHAISTIMPSQPVQMFEGEEV; via the coding sequence ATGGCTGAACGATCGCAAAATCTTCAAGACCTTTTTCTCAATTCTGTACGCAAGCAGAAAATTTCACTGACCATTTTCCTTATCAATGGTGTGAAACTCACAGGTATTGTTACGTCATTTGACAATTTCTGTGTTTTGCTGCGTCGCGATGGTCATTCGCAGCTTGTTTACAAGCATGCAATTTCGACCATCATGCCGAGCCAGCCGGTACAGATGTTTGAGGGTGAGGAAGTCTGA
- a CDS encoding glycosyltransferase, which produces MDICTFWYGPRLRDVDRICLASMVMTGQRVKLFSYAPIENVPEGVEIHDASTILPEQVFKRLDPHYPNLRSRTTIVQFSDIFRIMLMKHKQGVWLDTDVYLLKQFHPDPTKPYLARENHFRVGVSALYLPHDHPIIREFEDYVASRDPLPRWLGVRRGKLRPLYYRLTGKEVTPAAIGITIFGNDGISRLARKYGIFKNAAPQENFYYWVGKEATRIYDPFYGLEPTKHPDFIGFHIHKKHKEVVSMQPGSFYMWAIDRVRPMLGEPLSNDIK; this is translated from the coding sequence ATGGATATCTGCACTTTCTGGTATGGGCCGCGGCTGCGCGATGTTGATCGAATCTGTCTGGCATCAATGGTGATGACAGGCCAGCGTGTGAAGCTTTTTTCATATGCGCCAATCGAGAATGTCCCTGAGGGCGTCGAAATTCACGATGCCAGTACTATCCTGCCTGAGCAGGTATTTAAGCGGCTGGATCCCCATTATCCAAATTTACGCAGCCGAACGACAATCGTTCAGTTCAGTGATATTTTCCGTATCATGCTGATGAAGCATAAGCAGGGTGTATGGCTTGATACGGATGTTTATTTGCTAAAGCAATTTCATCCCGATCCCACGAAGCCATACTTGGCGCGAGAGAATCATTTTCGTGTCGGGGTGTCGGCTCTTTATCTGCCGCATGACCACCCGATCATTCGCGAATTTGAGGATTATGTCGCTTCTAGAGATCCGCTGCCGCGCTGGCTGGGAGTGCGTCGCGGCAAACTGCGGCCATTATACTATCGTCTTACGGGTAAAGAAGTTACGCCTGCTGCTATCGGGATTACAATTTTCGGAAATGACGGCATATCGCGGCTTGCACGCAAGTATGGCATCTTTAAGAATGCGGCCCCGCAGGAGAATTTCTACTACTGGGTAGGGAAAGAGGCGACGCGGATTTATGATCCGTTCTATGGCTTAGAGCCGACCAAACACCCTGATTTTATTGGTTTTCATATCCATAAGAAACATAAAGAAGTTGTTTCTATGCAGCCTGGAAGTTTCTATATGTGGGCGATTGATCGGGTTAGACCAATGCTTGGTGAACCACTTTCGAATGACATCAAATAA
- the trkA gene encoding Trk system potassium transporter TrkA gives MRVIVCGAGQVGYGIAERLAAEQNDVSVIDTSARHIEIVRDTLDVRGFVGHGSQPDVLAAAGANEADMIIAVTLSDEVNMVACQVAHSVFNVPTKIARIRAQSYLKAEYQDLFLRENLPIDVIISPELEVGEVVLRRIALQGATDVLRFADDKVIGLAIECLEECPVINTPLKQLSDLFPDLAATVVGVVRKGSLFIPRSTDQLNAGDLAYVVTTREQVRRTLSLFGHEKPEAHRIVIAGGGNIGLYVAKAIEERKWQTRIKMIESEHERAFMIADQLKRTMVLHGSALDQALLQEADIEGADLFVALTNQDQVNILSSIMAKRLGCKANMALINTTGYQDFTHMVGIDAYIDPKAVTVSKILQHVRRGRIRAVYSVYRDMAEIIEAEALETSSLVGAPLRDLDLPEGLRIGAIYRAGQVIQPNGDVRIKPKDRVVIFATADAIKHVEQMFRVSLEFF, from the coding sequence ATGCGTGTAATTGTATGCGGAGCGGGGCAAGTCGGCTACGGCATTGCCGAGCGGCTTGCTGCCGAACAAAATGACGTCTCCGTCATTGATACATCTGCGCGCCATATCGAAATCGTGCGCGATACTTTGGATGTGCGCGGGTTCGTTGGTCATGGTTCACAGCCGGATGTTCTGGCCGCTGCTGGCGCTAACGAAGCCGACATGATTATCGCGGTGACGCTGTCTGACGAAGTCAATATGGTGGCTTGTCAGGTTGCTCATTCGGTTTTCAACGTACCGACGAAGATCGCACGTATTCGTGCGCAATCTTATTTGAAAGCGGAATATCAGGACTTGTTCCTGCGCGAAAATCTGCCGATTGACGTGATTATTTCACCCGAGCTTGAGGTGGGTGAAGTGGTTTTGCGGCGTATTGCCTTGCAGGGCGCCACCGATGTTTTGCGGTTTGCGGATGACAAGGTCATCGGGCTTGCCATTGAGTGTCTGGAAGAGTGCCCGGTTATCAATACACCACTCAAACAGCTCTCCGACCTGTTCCCTGATCTTGCGGCAACGGTCGTGGGCGTTGTACGCAAGGGAAGTCTATTTATTCCGCGCTCGACCGATCAGCTCAATGCCGGTGATCTCGCTTATGTTGTGACGACGCGTGAACAGGTTCGCAGAACGCTGTCATTGTTTGGGCACGAAAAGCCTGAGGCGCATCGCATTGTTATCGCGGGGGGTGGCAATATTGGCCTATATGTTGCGAAAGCCATTGAAGAACGCAAATGGCAGACGCGTATAAAGATGATCGAAAGTGAGCATGAGCGCGCTTTCATGATCGCTGACCAGCTGAAACGCACCATGGTTTTGCATGGCAGCGCTTTGGATCAGGCGCTTTTACAGGAAGCGGATATTGAGGGTGCTGATCTTTTTGTCGCTCTGACAAATCAGGATCAGGTGAATATTCTTTCTAGCATCATGGCCAAGAGGCTTGGATGCAAGGCGAATATGGCGCTAATCAATACGACTGGCTATCAGGATTTTACCCACATGGTGGGGATCGATGCTTATATTGATCCGAAGGCTGTAACTGTCTCGAAAATATTGCAGCATGTTCGACGCGGTCGTATCCGCGCAGTCTATAGTGTCTATCGGGACATGGCGGAAATCATTGAGGCGGAAGCGCTTGAGACGTCATCGCTGGTCGGCGCTCCATTGCGTGATCTCGATTTGCCGGAAGGCTTGCGCATTGGCGCGATTTACCGAGCAGGGCAGGTCATTCAGCCAAATGGTGACGTCCGTATAAAGCCGAAAGATCGTGTTGTAATATTCGCAACTGCAGATGCTATTAAGCACGTGGAACAGATGTTCCGCGTGAGCCTCGAATTTTTCTGA
- a CDS encoding sigma-54-dependent transcriptional regulator, translating to MAADILVVDDEVDIRELVAGILSDEGYETRTAFDADSALAAIDDRVPRLVFLDIWLQGSRLDGLALLDEIKKQHPDLPVVMISGHGNVETAVSAIRRGAYDFIEKPFKADRLILVAERALETSKLKREVSNLRKRGGNSMELIGASLAINQLRQTIERVAPTNSRIMITGPSGAGKELAARAIHAQSGRANGPFVTVNAATITPERMEIELFGTEMDGGERKVGALEEAHGGILYLDEIADMPRETQNKILRVLVDQQFERVGGTKRVKVDVRIISSTAQNLEGMIAEGTFREDLFHRLSVVPVHVPALASRREDIPSLVEYFMTQIAEQAGIKPRKIGSDAMAVLQSHSWPGNIRQLRNNVERLMILARGDDPDAPVTADLLPAEIGDTLPRAPTESDQHIMALPLREARERFEKEYLIAQINRFGGNISRTAEFVGMERSALHRKLKSLGV from the coding sequence ATGGCAGCCGATATTCTTGTTGTTGATGACGAAGTGGATATTCGGGAACTTGTTGCAGGTATCCTGAGCGACGAAGGGTATGAGACGCGCACGGCCTTTGATGCTGACAGCGCGCTCGCCGCGATCGATGATCGTGTGCCGCGGCTTGTCTTTCTTGATATCTGGTTGCAGGGCAGCCGGCTTGATGGTCTTGCACTGCTTGATGAAATCAAGAAGCAGCACCCTGATCTGCCAGTGGTGATGATCTCTGGACACGGCAATGTCGAAACAGCGGTGTCTGCAATCCGGCGCGGTGCCTATGATTTTATCGAAAAGCCATTTAAGGCGGATCGTCTCATTCTGGTTGCCGAACGTGCGCTGGAAACATCCAAGCTCAAGCGTGAAGTTTCCAATCTGCGCAAGCGCGGTGGCAACAGCATGGAACTGATTGGCGCTTCGCTTGCGATCAACCAGCTGCGTCAGACGATTGAGCGCGTTGCGCCAACCAATAGCCGTATTATGATTACCGGCCCTTCGGGCGCAGGAAAGGAACTGGCAGCGCGTGCTATCCATGCGCAGTCAGGCCGGGCCAATGGTCCGTTCGTGACGGTCAACGCCGCAACGATTACGCCAGAGCGTATGGAGATCGAACTTTTCGGCACGGAAATGGATGGCGGCGAGCGTAAGGTTGGTGCGCTGGAAGAAGCGCATGGTGGCATCCTTTATCTTGATGAAATAGCCGATATGCCGCGTGAGACGCAGAACAAGATTTTGCGTGTGCTGGTTGATCAGCAGTTTGAGCGTGTGGGTGGAACCAAGCGTGTGAAGGTTGATGTCCGTATTATTTCATCGACTGCACAGAACCTTGAAGGCATGATTGCCGAAGGTACGTTCCGAGAGGATCTTTTCCATCGCCTGTCTGTTGTGCCTGTGCATGTGCCGGCGCTTGCCTCGCGTCGTGAGGATATTCCATCTCTCGTTGAGTATTTCATGACGCAGATTGCCGAGCAGGCGGGTATCAAGCCGCGTAAAATCGGCTCTGATGCAATGGCAGTGTTGCAGTCACATAGCTGGCCGGGAAATATCCGCCAGCTGCGAAACAATGTGGAACGCCTGATGATTCTGGCACGCGGCGATGACCCGGACGCGCCGGTGACAGCCGATCTTCTGCCAGCAGAAATTGGCGACACGCTGCCACGTGCGCCGACCGAATCCGATCAGCACATCATGGCGCTTCCTTTGCGTGAAGCACGTGAGCGATTTGAAAAAGAATATCTCATTGCACAGATCAATCGGTTTGGCGGCAATATCTCGCGGACAGCGGAGTTTGTTGGGATGGAACGTTCGGCATTGCATCGCAAGCTAAAGTCGCTTGGCGTTTAA
- a CDS encoding ATP-binding protein, whose translation MRCIDATLLGNMVNMNTANLTTDMDKVGRPSHSGEGRRLLALPGIITVVLALITASLSFCILIGITPITPDRAVTLALVIINVALIVFLILLICREIYRIISARRSGKAASRLHVRIVALFSLIAAVPAIVVAIVASVTLNLGLDRWFDTNTRDIVSSSQSLTTAYIKETALNLQSTSFSMLQELDAQRTVYSLDRGGFIRYMTLQAGGRGLLGAFLVRENGDVVVKSETGVEARLPPPTEDALRTAVDGRPVIIPPGNSNFVGAVIKMREIPNLYLYTVRQVDPQILESMRLMEANTQRYQEMDANRIPTQIAFALLYFGLTLIVLLSAIWTGIAVADRLVRPIRLLIGAADDVAAGNLNISVPVRASDGDVGALSDTFNNMVAELNSQRNELLSAKDQIDERRRFSEAVLSGVNAGVIGIETDGSITILNRSAEHMFGVSSHDAIGKSLSNIAPEIGQAFEVARTTDRAMHREQVNMTRNGVARTFNVQVTVEDSESDDHSYVVTVDDITDLVQAQRSSAWADVARRIAHEIKNPLTPIQLSAERIRRRYGKVIVEDREVFDQCTDTIIRQVGDIGRMVDEFSAFARMPKPEMKAMDMREALREASFLIEVSRQDIKFTNEYGSEKLIGSFDSRLLGQAFGNIIKNASEAIDAVPKEERGEGHILVRARKEDGNLLVEVIDNGKGLPGDDRQKLLEPYMTTREKGTGLGLAIVRKIVEDHGGQLELHDAPADFYGGRGAMIRMIFPEVSTGSAGAEEGNPGNEIVGQVN comes from the coding sequence ATGCGTTGCATAGATGCAACGCTATTGGGTAACATGGTTAACATGAATACAGCGAATCTGACGACTGATATGGATAAGGTAGGGCGACCATCGCACAGCGGTGAGGGGCGCAGGCTTCTTGCTTTGCCGGGTATTATTACCGTTGTTCTGGCGCTGATTACTGCATCACTGTCGTTTTGCATTCTGATTGGCATAACGCCGATCACGCCTGATCGGGCAGTGACTCTTGCGCTGGTCATTATCAATGTCGCGCTTATTGTTTTTCTGATCCTGCTCATTTGCCGCGAGATTTATCGCATTATATCGGCGCGAAGATCCGGAAAAGCGGCATCACGACTGCATGTGCGTATTGTTGCACTGTTTTCATTGATTGCTGCCGTGCCTGCGATTGTGGTGGCTATCGTCGCGTCAGTCACACTCAATCTCGGGCTAGATCGCTGGTTTGATACCAATACACGCGATATTGTGAGTTCTTCACAGAGTCTGACGACTGCCTACATTAAAGAGACAGCGCTAAATCTGCAAAGCACTTCATTTTCAATGCTTCAGGAACTGGATGCGCAGCGCACTGTTTACAGTCTCGATAGGGGGGGCTTTATTCGCTACATGACACTTCAGGCTGGCGGTCGCGGTTTGTTGGGCGCATTTCTAGTGCGTGAAAATGGCGATGTGGTTGTTAAAAGCGAAACGGGCGTTGAAGCGCGACTTCCTCCTCCAACCGAAGATGCCTTGAGAACAGCTGTTGATGGAAGGCCAGTTATTATTCCTCCGGGCAATAGTAATTTTGTTGGTGCTGTTATCAAGATGCGCGAGATACCGAACCTTTATCTTTACACGGTAAGGCAGGTTGATCCGCAGATATTGGAATCAATGCGCCTGATGGAGGCCAATACACAGCGCTATCAGGAGATGGATGCAAATCGCATACCAACACAGATTGCTTTTGCGCTGCTCTATTTCGGTCTGACGCTAATTGTTCTCCTGTCTGCCATATGGACAGGTATAGCAGTGGCTGACCGTCTCGTTCGCCCAATCCGGCTTTTGATCGGCGCGGCTGACGATGTTGCTGCCGGTAATCTCAATATTTCCGTGCCGGTACGCGCATCTGACGGCGACGTTGGCGCTTTGTCGGATACGTTCAACAATATGGTTGCTGAGTTGAATAGCCAACGCAACGAGCTTTTGTCTGCCAAAGATCAGATTGATGAACGCCGCCGCTTCTCGGAGGCGGTTCTTTCTGGCGTTAATGCGGGAGTTATCGGCATTGAGACGGATGGTTCAATAACGATTCTTAATCGCTCGGCTGAACATATGTTCGGTGTCAGTTCACATGATGCAATCGGCAAAAGCTTGAGCAATATTGCGCCTGAAATCGGACAGGCGTTTGAAGTTGCGCGTACAACGGATCGTGCGATGCATCGTGAACAAGTCAATATGACGCGAAATGGTGTTGCACGAACCTTTAATGTGCAGGTGACGGTCGAAGATTCGGAATCTGACGATCACTCCTATGTCGTGACCGTTGATGATATTACTGATCTGGTTCAGGCGCAGCGTTCTTCGGCGTGGGCCGATGTTGCGCGCCGTATTGCGCACGAGATCAAGAACCCGCTGACACCAATCCAGCTTTCTGCGGAACGCATTCGTCGTCGCTATGGCAAGGTAATTGTTGAAGATCGCGAGGTGTTCGATCAGTGTACCGATACGATTATTCGTCAGGTGGGTGATATTGGTCGTATGGTCGATGAGTTCTCAGCTTTTGCACGTATGCCAAAGCCGGAGATGAAGGCGATGGATATGCGTGAGGCGCTGCGCGAGGCCTCATTCCTCATTGAAGTCAGCCGACAGGATATAAAATTCACCAATGAATACGGCTCTGAAAAGCTGATTGGATCTTTTGACAGTCGTCTGCTCGGTCAGGCTTTTGGCAATATCATCAAAAATGCCAGCGAGGCGATTGATGCGGTGCCAAAGGAAGAGCGTGGTGAAGGACATATTCTTGTTCGCGCTCGCAAAGAGGACGGAAATCTGCTGGTCGAAGTGATTGATAACGGCAAAGGCTTGCCGGGCGATGATCGTCAAAAGCTCCTGGAGCCCTATATGACGACGCGCGAAAAGGGTACTGGCCTTGGTCTCGCAATCGTTCGCAAAATTGTCGAAGACCATGGCGGACAGTTGGAATTGCATGATGCGCCAGCCGATTTCTACGGTGGACGTGGCGCAATGATACGTATGATCTTTCCTGAGGTTTCCACCGGCTCTGCTGGTGCGGAAGAAGGAAATCCCGGAAACGAGATAGTTGGACAGGTGAACTGA
- the ntrC gene encoding nitrogen regulation protein NR(I), with translation MIAGRPTGTILVADDDAAIRTVLNQALSRAGYDVRVTSNGASLWRWIAAGDGDLVITDVNMPDENAFDLLPRIKKMRPDLPIVVMSAQNTFMTAIRASEAGAYEYLPKPFDLTELINIVGRALSEPKHKPAAVLQDEQAENMPLVGRSPAMQEIYRVLARMMQTDLTMMVTGESGTGKELVARALHEYGRRRKGPFVAINMAAIPRDLIESELFGHEKGAFTGAQNRSSGRFEQANGGTLFLDEIGDMPMEAQTRLLRVLQQGEYMTVGGRTPIKTDVRIVAATNKDLRQLIAQGLFREDLYYRLNVVPLRLPPLRERSEDVPDLVRHFFKRAAEEGLPEKRITATGFDMMRRYPWPGNVRELENLVRRLSALYPQDEISPEIIEAELKSELSKPDAPVVVTGDLENITISQVVEQNMQRYFGSFGSDLPPPGLYHRVLAELEYPLILACLTATRGNQIKAAEILGLNRNTLRKKIRELGVNIYRGAKQ, from the coding sequence ATGATTGCCGGACGTCCGACAGGTACGATTCTCGTTGCCGATGATGATGCTGCAATTCGCACGGTGCTTAATCAGGCATTGTCGCGTGCAGGTTATGATGTGCGGGTGACATCCAATGGTGCATCTCTTTGGCGTTGGATCGCTGCTGGCGATGGTGATCTTGTGATTACCGACGTGAATATGCCGGACGAGAATGCATTTGATCTGCTGCCACGCATCAAGAAAATGCGTCCTGATCTGCCAATTGTGGTGATGAGCGCGCAGAATACATTCATGACCGCTATCCGCGCTTCGGAAGCCGGTGCTTATGAATATTTGCCAAAGCCGTTCGATCTGACAGAGCTCATCAATATTGTTGGGCGTGCGCTTTCAGAGCCCAAGCATAAACCAGCTGCCGTGTTGCAGGATGAGCAGGCGGAAAATATGCCGCTCGTTGGCCGTTCGCCAGCCATGCAGGAAATCTATCGCGTTTTAGCCCGTATGATGCAGACCGATCTGACCATGATGGTTACAGGTGAGTCGGGGACAGGCAAGGAACTGGTCGCGCGCGCGCTGCATGAATATGGGCGCCGTCGCAAAGGACCTTTTGTTGCTATTAATATGGCGGCTATTCCGCGTGACCTCATCGAATCTGAATTGTTTGGCCACGAAAAGGGTGCCTTTACCGGCGCACAGAACCGTTCAAGTGGGCGTTTTGAGCAGGCCAATGGTGGCACGCTTTTTCTGGATGAAATCGGTGATATGCCGATGGAAGCACAGACACGCTTGCTGCGCGTGTTACAGCAGGGCGAATATATGACCGTTGGTGGTCGTACACCGATCAAGACAGATGTTCGTATTGTGGCTGCAACCAATAAGGATTTGCGCCAGCTCATCGCGCAGGGCCTGTTCCGCGAAGACCTGTATTATCGTCTGAATGTTGTTCCTCTACGACTGCCGCCGCTTCGCGAACGCAGTGAAGACGTACCGGATCTGGTTCGTCACTTCTTCAAGCGCGCAGCGGAAGAGGGGCTGCCTGAAAAACGCATCACGGCCACGGGCTTTGATATGATGCGCCGTTATCCGTGGCCGGGCAATGTGCGTGAGCTCGAAAACCTTGTGCGCAGGCTTTCCGCACTTTACCCGCAAGACGAGATTTCGCCTGAGATCATCGAAGCTGAGCTGAAATCAGAACTATCGAAGCCTGATGCACCTGTGGTTGTGACGGGCGATCTGGAGAATATCACCATTTCGCAGGTGGTGGAGCAGAATATGCAGCGTTATTTCGGCTCGTTCGGCTCTGATCTTCCGCCGCCCGGTCTTTATCATCGCGTTCTGGCAGAACTGGAATATCCGCTCATCCTTGCATGTTTGACGGCTACGCGCGGCAATCAAATCAAGGCTGCAGAAATTCTGGGCCTTAACCGGAATACGCTGCGTAAGAAGATTAGAGAGCTCGGTGTTAATATCTATCGGGGCGCCAAGCAGTAG
- a CDS encoding nitrogen regulation protein NR(II) translates to MGVRGEANGIPAIILDAINQPVIMVSADNHIVYANMDAEQFFRSGSSILARNRLESFLPFGSPLLALVDQVRTAQVPVNEYRVDISSPKLGAERIVDLYVAPVIETPGAVVILFKEKTMAEKIDRQMTHRGAARSVTGLASMLAHEIKNPLSGIRGAAQLLEQVVGDEDRALARLITDETDRIVKLVDRMEVFSDERPIERTAVNIYSVLDHVKTLARNGFARNIRFVEEYDPSLPPVYANRDQLVQVFLNLVKNAAEAIGDREGAEITLSTAYRPGIRLQVPGASDRVALPLEFCVHDNGPGVPEDMLPHLFDPFVTTKTNGSGLGLALVAKIIGDHGGVIECDSHPSRTTFRILMPQWKSSAENMSAKTGDNA, encoded by the coding sequence ATGGGCGTTAGAGGTGAAGCGAACGGCATTCCAGCAATCATACTGGATGCGATCAATCAGCCTGTGATTATGGTGAGTGCCGATAATCACATCGTTTATGCGAATATGGACGCCGAGCAGTTTTTTCGCTCTGGCTCGTCTATTCTGGCGCGTAATCGTCTTGAATCGTTTCTGCCTTTTGGCAGTCCATTGCTGGCTTTGGTCGATCAGGTTCGCACGGCTCAGGTGCCGGTTAATGAATATCGCGTTGATATTTCATCACCGAAACTTGGTGCTGAGCGCATTGTCGATCTCTATGTAGCACCTGTAATTGAAACGCCGGGCGCCGTGGTTATTCTGTTTAAAGAAAAGACCATGGCGGAGAAGATCGACCGCCAGATGACCCATCGTGGCGCTGCGCGTTCGGTGACGGGACTTGCCTCAATGCTTGCGCATGAAATCAAGAATCCGCTTTCCGGTATTCGCGGTGCTGCCCAATTGCTTGAACAGGTGGTTGGCGATGAAGACCGCGCATTGGCACGGTTGATTACCGATGAAACCGACCGCATCGTAAAGCTCGTTGATCGCATGGAAGTGTTTTCCGATGAGCGCCCGATAGAGCGCACAGCAGTCAATATTTATTCGGTACTTGATCATGTGAAGACATTGGCGCGCAACGGTTTTGCGCGGAATATTCGCTTTGTCGAGGAATACGATCCATCATTGCCGCCGGTTTATGCCAATCGCGATCAGCTTGTTCAGGTCTTCCTTAATCTGGTGAAGAATGCCGCCGAAGCCATCGGCGACCGTGAAGGTGCTGAGATAACGCTCTCAACCGCTTATCGTCCGGGTATCCGCCTACAGGTTCCAGGTGCAAGCGACCGCGTCGCTCTTCCGCTTGAATTCTGCGTGCATGATAATGGTCCTGGCGTTCCGGAGGATATGCTGCCGCATTTGTTCGATCCGTTTGTCACGACGAAAACCAATGGGTCTGGTCTCGGACTGGCGCTGGTTGCCAAGATTATTGGTGATCATGGCGGCGTAATCGAGTGCGACAGCCACCCATCGCGCACCACATTCCGCATTTTGATGCCGCAGTGGAAGAGTTCAGCTGAAAATATGTCTGCAAAGACAGGAGATAACGCATGA